One stretch of Harmonia axyridis chromosome 1, icHarAxyr1.1, whole genome shotgun sequence DNA includes these proteins:
- the LOC123688912 gene encoding pre-mRNA-splicing factor 38B, translated as MDRNTNNEEESAPKGFKQSNILPLWGNDRTMNLNPLILTNIQSSSYFKVNLYELKTYHEVVDEIYYKVTHLEPWEKGSRRTSGQTGMCGGVRGVGAGGIVSTAYCLLYKLFTLKLTRKQLNGLLTHCDSPYIRALGFMYIRYALPPASLLEWYEPYLQDEEELDVKAGGGQTMTIGTMLRQWLVKLEWFSTLFPRIPVPIQQKIQKFMAENLPQQVVNTRQEPAKYNERPQKEWARERDNVREDIKKDFLRDDRRERSRDRSPDRKYRDDRRYRDGDYKRDRDRHTKRERSRSPVRSSHSHSGSSKDYKDRHRHRR; from the exons ATGGATAGAAATACGAATAATGAAGAAG aatctGCCCCTAAAGGTTTCAAACAGTCCAATATTCTGCCACTATGGGGAAACGACAGAACTATGAATTTGAATCCTCTCATATTGACCAATATCCAAAGTAGTTCTTACTTTAAGG TTAATTTATACGAACTGAAGACCTACCATGAAGTCGTTGACGAGATTTATTACAAAGTCACCCATTTGGAACCTTGGGAGAAAGGTTCAAGACGGACTTCTGGACAGACAGGTATGTGTGGGGGAGTAAGAGGAGTAGGTGCTGGAGGTATAGTTTCCACGGCTTACTGCCTTCTTTACAAACTCTTCACGCTGAAACTAACTAGGAAGCAACTGAACGGACTTCTAACTCACTGTGATTCACCATATATTCGAGCCCTTGGATTTATGTATATAAGATACGCTTTACCACCAGCCAGTCTATTAGAATGGTATGAACCCTATTTGCAGGATGAAGAG GAACTTGACGTGAAAGCTGGGGGAGGTCAAACAATGACCATCGGTACAATGCTGAGACAATGGTTGGTGAAATTGGAATGGTTTTCTACTTTATTTCCTAGAATACCTGTACCTATACAACAAAAGATACAAAAGTTTATGGCG gaaAATCTTCCGCAACAAGTGGTAAACACAAGACAAGAACCTGCAAAGTACAACGAGCGACCGCAAAAAGAGTGGGCGAGAGAGAGAGACAATGTGAGAGAGGACATCAAAAAAGATTTTCTGAGAGACGACAGAAGAGAGAGATCAAGAGATAGGTCTCCTGATCGCAAATACAGAGACGACAGGCGATACAGGGATGGCGATTATAAGAGAGATAGGGATAGGCATACAAAGAGGGAACGCAGTCGTAGTCCTGTGAGATCGTCCCATTCCCACAGCGGTTCTAGCAAAGACTACAAAGACAGGCACAGGCATAGGAGATAA
- the LOC123674391 gene encoding mitochondrial protein C2orf69 homolog, whose product MYILSKLIRTNSISQHLSRHNLKRFPMKGDFSAGSSPGDACHNEASCDSVNFVPAIKVRDVVGYQNRLNDLLYCPPFTDKSQSIDATDSDFGIVVYFGGDIQDFHENMVKKEKTNKFTVWSLENTAKLLSCHYKTCHIVTVRPLSIEDGIFSNYSNFVQSMKYGIPKFVPNHGSLYHLQILLKNLQIALNNLDYQEIKTRLEDTCRALNFRQSHFPEETDYKRNLNDCPIYVVGFSKGCVVLNQFLHEFSHFKDSNDEEVNNLMGRIRAMSWLDGGHSGKEGTWVISEEILADFAKMGKQAFVHVTPYQVRCPSRPWIRQEEEIFTRVLTSKNLDITRKLHFENAECTLDNHFQLLKEVFAPNP is encoded by the exons atGTACATTCTTTCTAAGCTAATTAGAACAAATAGTATATCTCAACATCTATCAAGGCACAATTTGAAAAGATTCCCAATGAAAGGAG ATTTCAGCGCTGGCTCCAGCCCTGGAGATGCATGTCACAACGAAGCATCTTGTGATTCAGTTAATTTTGTACCTGCTATCAAAGTTCGGGATGTTGTGGGTTACCAAAACCGTTTGAATGATTTACTCTACTGTCCACCGTTCACTGACAAAAGTCAATCGATTGATGCCACTGATTCAGATTTTGGAATAGTTGTATATTTCGGTGGAGATATTCAG gattttcatgaaaacatggttaaaaaggaaaaaacaaataaattcacAGTTTGGAGTTTAGAGAATACAGCAAAACTTCTTAGTTGCCACTATAAAACATGCCACATTGTTACAGTTAGACCTTTGAG CATAGAAGATGGAATTTTCAGTAACTATTCGAATTTCGTACAATCCATGAAGTATGGCATACCCAAGTTTGTCCCAAATCACGGCTCACTCTACCATCTACAAATACTCCTCAAGAACCTCCAAATCGCATTGAACAATTTGGATTACCAAGAGATCAAGACACGGTTGGAAGACACTTGCAGAGCATTGAATTTTAGA CAATCCCATTTTCCTGAAGAAACAGACTATAAGAGGAACCTAAACGATTGTCCCATCTATGTAGTTGGTTTTAGCAAAGGTTGCGTTGTTCTTAACCAGTTCCTTCACGAATTCAGCCATTTTAAAGACTCAAACGACGAAGAAGTAAACAATCTAATGGGCAGAATCAGGGCAATGTCTTGGCTGGATGGTGGTCATAGCGGAAAAGAAGGAACTTGGGTAATCTCGGAAGAGATCCTTGCTGATTTTGCAAAAATGG GCAAACAAGCATTTGTTCATGTGACTCCTTATCAAGTACGTTGTCCCAGCCGACCTTGGATAAGgcaagaagaagaaatattcaCTAGGGTACTTACCTCAAAAAATCTTGATATCACAAGAAAATTACATTTTGAAAATGCTGAATGTACTTTGGATAATCATTTCCAGCTGCTGAAAGAGGTATTTGCTCCCAATCCATGA
- the LOC123674359 gene encoding endothelin-converting enzyme homolog, translated as MTKKYDLVTLYYKGHAPIKKQDNSFFLCLYTMLFVLFIMVGILLVSSFLNVKHEKSITVNNNKPQYLKKTVSSTSKPITTTSKPITTTSTAPIIEANFYEETAKPVIDWNKVGDFFFGPEETTEATEKSPKSQSTTKRPPLSETNNSQMNHFQPTKKEVSTSTPSQLQKKPTGNLFIATSTQSITQDLPKSNTPSTFLEQSFPDTEFNSTSKKDLNPIEQSFDEWPKSEGTTPLQKKNPNEEVESIQISQNLTFGNRTANFIVQKDCGSTRCGLAASKIISSIDLFVEPCSDFYRFACGGSVSKIQMEPELVYEEPTTASVFYKSCLKHESHFNYRERIRRTKKVLSGIKIFKFYKEEEEADLTDVIGSLVLLDAMPLFNIDIDVSNSKFILKMLPPDQRFKSKYWSPLTETRKNCLRSVQADVTSSPLDITLLYYDYEECQRTSNDYFKSLETAMGDLGNFGNLTNEQIEKCIDETVDFLRKDLLPILNEMHSVSDLQEKIVNLQYVNMNIKDIQKQFPFFDWYKLLENISAKQIKSSTTIQVYDKTYFDILFRKLSLFDMKKLINGFIAMLGEKYYQELVLPTPIHSRPKYCSKLTQELFPDISNYLIRKVRVNEDFADKENYILDSFQTMKHDYQNILNNLKWLDDLSRNSMLNKLKDLKLETYQINTENESMCLHKHYSRLNLKEDDYSFNYNTATQFRRNTVFSLVDESITSEKIFRNFMDNQKTEPVVFYDHHVAYIPDGLIDDTFVDLPKYLILARIGFPLAKIIGHAFDPIGIKFGLKLSDNVSSLYNKFVQESRRILPHHFNFNQLELVFGLNSGVSNVERVAENAAMALLTDSIDEMQHQPLLPWVSLKYSREKIFFIALVQEFCSDITLMEFVVQAHENPILPTQFLVQNILQNSDEFKAQFSCPTTTKLPQLQFPYLSVLTSKFNDKIT; from the coding sequence ATGACGAAAAAGTACGATTTGGTCACGTTGTATTACAAAGGACATGCTCCCATAAAGAAACAAGACAACTCTTTTTTCTTATGCTTATACACAATGCTGTTTGTCCTGTTTATTATGGTGGGAATTTTGCTAGTTTCTAGCTTCCTCAATGTAAAACACGAGAAAAGCATTACAGTTAACAACAACAAACCGCAGTATTTGAAGAAAACAGTTTCTTCTACATCCAAGCCAATTACAACTACATCCAAACCAATTACAACTACTTCAACAGCACCAATTATTGAGGCTAACTTTTATGAAGAAACTGCAAAACCAGTTATCGACTGGAATAAGGTTGGAGACTTCTTTTTTGGCCCCGAAGAAACCACTGAAGCCACAGAAAAATCACCAAAATCCCAATCTACAACCAAGAGACCTCCACTAAGTGAAACTAATAACTCTCAAATGAATCATTTTCAACCTACCAAAAAAGAGGTATCAACTTCAACACCTTCTCAGCTACAAAAGAAACCAACAGGAAACCTTTTCATAGCCACCTCAACACAAAGTATAACCCAAGATCTACCAAAAAGTAATACGCCATCTACATTTCTAGAACAAAGCTTCCCTGATACAGAGTTCAATTCAACATCAAAGAAAGACCTGAACCCAATCGAACAAAGCTTCGATGAGTGGCCCAAATCTGAAGGTACTACAcctctccaaaaaaaaaatcctaacgAGGAGGTGGAATCCATACAAATAAGTCAAAACTTGACTTTTGGCAACCGGACAGCCAATTTTATAGTGCAGAAAGATTGTGGATCCACCAGATGTGGTTTAGCAGCCTCGAAAATAATAAGTTCAATCGATCTGTTTGTCGAACCTTGCAGTGACTTTTACAGGTTTGCCTGTGGTGGTTCCGTAAGCAAGATACAGATGGAACCGGAACTTGTGTATGAGGAGCCAACTACTGCCTCAGTTTTTTACAAATCTTGCTTGAAACATGAGTCGCATTTTAATTATCGTGAGAGAATCCGAAGAACGAAAAAGGTGTTGAGTGGTATTAAAATCTTTAAATTTTACAAAGAAGAGGAAGAAGCTGATTTAACTGATGTTATTGGAAGTTTAGTGCTGTTAGATGCAATGCCTCTGTTCAACATCGACATCGATGTAAGCAATTCAAAATTTATCCTGAAGATGTTACCTCCCGATCAACGATTCAAAAGTAAATATTGGTCTCCCTTGACAGAAACCAGAAAAAACTGTTTGAGGAGTGTACAAGCTGATGTTACGTCTTCTCCTTTGGACATAACACTTTTATACTATGATTACGAAGAGTGTCAACGAACCAGTAACGATTATTTCAAATCACTTGAAACTGCTATGGGAGATTTGGGAAATTTTGGTAACTTGACCAATGAGCAAatagaaaaatgtattgatgaaACTGTAGATTTTCTCCGAAAAGATTTATTaccaatattgaatgaaatgcaCTCGGTTTCTGACCTTCAAgagaaaattgtaaatttacaatacgtcaatatgaatataaaagaTATAcaaaaacaatttcctttttttgatTGGTACAAATTATTGGAAAACATCAGTGCCAAACAAATTAAATCTTCAACAACCATACAAGTATACGATAaaacatattttgatattttattcagaaaacTTTCTttgtttgatatgaagaaattgaTCAATGGCTTTATAGCTATGCTAGGTGAAAAATATTACCAAGAGTTGGTCCTTCCAACACCTATACATTCTAGACCCAAATATTGCagtaaattgactcaagagctATTTCCCGATATTTCAAACTACTTAATTCGAAAAGTCAGGGTTAATGAAGATTTCGCTGATAAAGAAAACTATATACTCGATTCATTCCAAACTATGAAGCATGATTACCAAAATatcttgaataatttaaaatggttGGATGATCTATCTAGAAATTCAATGTTGAACaaattgaaagatttgaaaCTGGAAACTTATCAGATCAATACAGAGAACGAATCAATGTGTTTACATAAACATTATTCAAGGTTAAATTTGAAAGAGGATGATTATAGTTTTAACTATAACACTGCAACACAATTCAGAAGGAACACAGTTTTTTCTCTTGTCGATGAATCTATAACATCTGAGAAGATTTTTAGGAATTTTATGGATAATCAAAAGACTGAACCAGTGGTTTTTTACGATCACCACGTTGCTTACATACCAGATGGCCTAATAGATGATACTTTTGTGGATTTACCCAAGTACTTGATATTAGCAAGAATCGGTTTTCCTTTAGCAAAAATAATCGGACATGCATTTGATCCAATTGGCATCAAGTTTGGTTTGAAATTAAGTGATAATGTCAGTTCACTATACAACAAATTCGTGCAAGAATCAAGAAGAATTTTACCAcaccatttcaattttaatcaGTTAGAATTGGTGTTTGGATTAAATAGCGGTGTATCAAACGTGGAAAGAGTTGCTGAAAATGCAGCTATGGCTTTATTAACTGATTCAATTGATGAAATGCAGCATCAGCCTTTGCTACCTTgggtttcattgaaatattcaagagaGAAGATATTCTTTATTGCATTGGTGCAGGAGTTTTGCAGCGACATAACCTTGATGGAATTTGTGGTTCAAGCACATGAAAATCCAATTCTTCCAACTCAGTTTCTTGTACAAAATATCCTGCAGAATTCTGATGAGTTCAAGGCACAGTTCAGCTGTCCAACTACTACAAAATTACCCCAGTTGCAATTTCCTTACTTGTCTGTTCTCACATCGAAATTCAACGATAAAATtacttga